A stretch of the Ornithodoros turicata isolate Travis chromosome 4, ASM3712646v1, whole genome shotgun sequence genome encodes the following:
- the LOC135393119 gene encoding uncharacterized protein LOC135393119: protein MQQNSTVKPVRFLTRKHVFPTNLEKMNVKRAVQLLSTPVSAALKCLQEQAGHACDLSFANAASTIKFMEIIHRWFLLMDVSNCTQHIHQNRPECKEYRHTGDERLGWLEDDFLSYLNTMKKESTKKQFLSQETYEGLVFTTLSNVNCVRYLLEECSFKFVLTRKMSSDPIESFFGWLRKSSGSNDQTDARTVVSGIEKALVTGIISVSANSNVLHDDSTISDVTLPHGALQEIVSSRFPQQACQALERSLSNPQRRLATPDDAALSMVGGYLARCVKEKLDCDLCFAMLVKPQSCAPADRLIHHQDRGGLLYPSYSLMHILFGLKDFIETFLSCRGRKLKSPLQQAVNNAVDVLTGRDELKCPASEHHRRLLTMLCTKFFRPVLTNYAMTVTDKCDLAKIFFAKPISRKALKV from the coding sequence ATGCAGCAGAACAGTACGGTCAAGCCCGTTCGATTCTTAACGCGGAAACACGTATTTCCAACAAACTTGGAAAAAATGAACGTGAAACGCGCTGTCCAGCTTCTGTCCACACCGGTGTCAGCAGCCCTAAAATGTCTTCAAGAACAGGCTGGCCATGCCTGTGACCTCAGCTTTGCGAATGCTGCTTCCACCATAAAATTCATGGAAATCATTCACCGCTGGTTCCTGCTCATGGACGTGAGTAACTGTACACAGCATATCCACCAGAATCGGCCTGAATGCAAAGAGTACCGCCATACCGGTGATGAGCGCCTTGGCTGGCTAGAAGACGATTTCCTCAGCTACCTTAACACCATGAAGAAAGAAAGCACAAAAAAGCAATTCCTAAGCCAGGAGACTTATGAAGGCCTCGTATTCACCACGCTGTCGAACGTCAACTGCGTACGGTACCTTCTGGAGGAATGTTCCTTTAAGTTTGTGCTCACACGAAAAATGTCGTCCGACCCAATCGAGTCTTTCTTCGGGTGGCTCAGGAAATCTTCTGGAAGCAATGACCAGACCGATGCCAGAACTGTTGTCTCAGGGATAGAAAAGGCTCTCGTGACAGGAATAATTTCAGTGTCTGCAAACAGTAACGTCCTGCACGACGACAGCACCATCTCGGACGTTACGCTCCCTCATGGAGCACTCCAAGAAATCGTATCGAGTCGTTTCCCACAGCAGGCCTGTCAAGCACTCGAACGAAGCCTGTCGAACCCTCAACGACGTCTTGCTACTCCCGACGACGCAGCCTTGTCAATGGTTGGAGGGTACCTTGCGCGCTGCGTAAAGGAAAAGCTCGACTGCGACCTGTGCTTTGCTATGCTCGTGAAACCACAGTCTTGTGCTCCAGCTGACAGACTAATTCACCACCAAGACCGGGGCGGCCTCCTGTACCCGTCCTATAGCTTAATGCACATCCTCTTTGGTCTGAAAGACTTCATAGAGACATTCCTCAGCTGTAGGGGTAGGAAGTTAAAATCACCACTTCAGCAAGCTGTTAACAACGCAGTGGATGTCCTCACAGGACGCGACGAGCTTAAGTGCCCTGCTTCCGAGCATCACAGGCGTTTACTAACCATGCTGTGTACGAAGTTCTTCAGACCAGTCCTAACAAATTATGCCATGACTGTCACGGACAAATGCGATCTGGCAAAGATCTTCTTTGCGAAGCCGATTTCGAGGAAGGCACTCAAGGTCTAA